From the genome of Bordetella sp. H567, one region includes:
- a CDS encoding sigma-70 family RNA polymerase sigma factor: protein MNPAPQYAPPESAEIRLRALLLAGLDGDARAYHAFLQALGAHLRAFLRKRLYRLPDDIEDIVQEILIAVHNGRHTYLPDQPLTAWTHAIARYKVADYLRHRSRHEALNEPLDDQQDIFAESDEEAAQARRDVDKLLAQLPDRHRLPILHVKLQGLSVAETAQLTGLSESAVKVGVHRGLKALAAKIRGTL, encoded by the coding sequence ATGAACCCAGCACCGCAGTATGCACCGCCGGAGTCCGCCGAAATCAGGCTGCGCGCCCTGCTCCTTGCGGGACTGGACGGCGATGCGCGGGCTTATCACGCCTTTCTCCAGGCTTTGGGCGCGCATCTGCGCGCGTTTCTGCGCAAGCGCCTATATCGCCTGCCGGACGATATCGAGGATATCGTCCAGGAGATCCTGATCGCCGTGCACAACGGACGCCATACCTACCTTCCCGACCAGCCCCTGACCGCCTGGACCCACGCCATCGCCCGGTACAAGGTCGCCGATTACCTGCGCCACCGCTCGCGCCACGAAGCACTGAACGAACCGCTGGACGACCAGCAGGACATCTTCGCCGAATCCGACGAAGAAGCAGCGCAGGCCCGGCGCGACGTCGACAAGCTGCTCGCCCAATTGCCGGATCGGCACCGGCTACCCATCCTCCATGTCAAATTACAGGGGCTTTCCGTCGCGGAAACCGCGCAGCTGACAGGCCTTTCGGAATCCGCGGTGAAAGTGGGCGTGCACCGCGGACTCAAGGCGCTGGCGGCAAAGATACGAGGCACGCTATGA
- a CDS encoding DUF1109 domain-containing protein: MKTDDMISLLAANVAPVDRDVLARRYRWGVLLGALGSVLLMSVIFGIRPDIQTMMVTPLFWAKIAFPAGVAAAALLTAVRLSRPGMPVGHGWRWLAVPPAVVWVAAALVLAVAPAPERLPMILGSTWRTCPFNIALLSVPTFIGVFWAMKGLAPTRLRAAGAVAGLLASSVAAIAYCLHCPEMGVAFWAVWYVAGMLLPALLGALLGPALLRW; this comes from the coding sequence ATGAAGACAGACGACATGATCTCCCTGCTGGCCGCCAACGTCGCCCCGGTGGACCGGGACGTATTGGCCCGGCGCTACCGCTGGGGAGTGCTGTTGGGCGCGCTGGGTTCGGTACTGCTGATGTCCGTGATATTCGGAATACGGCCCGACATCCAAACGATGATGGTCACGCCGCTGTTCTGGGCCAAGATCGCGTTCCCCGCCGGCGTGGCGGCCGCGGCGCTGCTGACCGCGGTGCGCCTGTCGCGCCCCGGCATGCCGGTCGGCCATGGGTGGCGATGGCTCGCCGTGCCGCCGGCTGTCGTCTGGGTCGCCGCCGCCCTGGTGCTGGCCGTGGCGCCGGCTCCGGAACGCCTGCCGATGATCCTGGGCTCCACCTGGCGCACCTGCCCGTTCAATATCGCGCTGCTGTCGGTGCCGACCTTCATTGGCGTGTTCTGGGCGATGAAGGGACTGGCGCCCACCCGTTTGCGCGCGGCTGGCGCCGTCGCCGGGTTGCTGGCCAGCTCGGTCGCAGCCATCGCCTACTGCCTGCACTGTCCGGAAATGGGCGTGGCGTTCTGGGCGGTATGGTATGTGGCCGGCATGCTCCTGCCGGCCTTGCTGGGGGCTCTGCTCGGCCCGGCACTGCTGCGCTGGTAG
- a CDS encoding YciE/YciF ferroxidase family protein: MAAKTVEDLFLHELSDIYSAEKQLTKALPKMARAATTPELRTAFETHLQETQGQIDRIDQIVEKTGLRLKRVKCMAMEGLVEEGKEVMEEIEKGPVLDAALIGAAQKVEHYEIASYGTLAAFAKQLGQQDALKLLLETLQEEKSTDEKLTALASKVNQSAKG, encoded by the coding sequence ATGGCTGCGAAAACCGTTGAGGATCTCTTTCTGCATGAACTATCCGATATCTACAGCGCGGAGAAGCAACTGACCAAGGCCTTGCCGAAAATGGCCCGCGCGGCGACCACTCCCGAGCTGCGGACGGCGTTCGAAACACACCTGCAAGAGACGCAGGGCCAGATCGATCGTATCGACCAGATCGTGGAAAAGACGGGGCTGCGCCTCAAGCGCGTAAAGTGCATGGCCATGGAAGGCCTGGTCGAGGAAGGCAAGGAAGTGATGGAGGAAATCGAGAAGGGCCCCGTGCTCGACGCGGCCCTGATCGGGGCCGCCCAGAAGGTGGAGCACTACGAGATCGCCAGCTACGGCACGCTGGCCGCGTTTGCCAAGCAGCTGGGCCAGCAGGACGCGCTCAAGCTGCTGCTGGAAACGCTGCAGGAAGAAAAGTCGACAGACGAGAAGCTGACGGCGCTGGCCAGCAAGGTGAACCAGAGCGCCAAGGGCTGA
- a CDS encoding manganese catalase family protein, with protein sequence MFAHNKRLQYTVRVQESNPGLANLLLEQFGGPQGELAAAMRYFTQYVAEEDPGRKDMLIDIATEELSHLEVIGTLVAMLNKGAKGKLAEAVDEEAELYRAIHGAGNDSHVTQVLYGGGPALTNSGGQLWSAGYIDSIGDPSCDLRSNIAAEARAKIIYERLINVTDDPGVKDALTFLMTREVSHQKSFEKALYSMQPNFPPGKLPPDPRFANTYFNMSEGEGDTRGPWNSDENFEFVPTAAQAGPQDGDGMASVQQLSVEETQALQGLVARTASDPQSNPETGADLGAGNATRTL encoded by the coding sequence ATGTTCGCTCACAACAAGCGATTGCAATACACGGTGCGCGTCCAGGAAAGCAATCCTGGCCTGGCGAACCTGCTCCTGGAGCAGTTCGGCGGCCCGCAGGGTGAGTTGGCGGCGGCGATGCGCTACTTCACGCAATACGTCGCCGAGGAAGACCCGGGCCGCAAGGACATGCTCATCGACATCGCGACGGAGGAATTGAGCCACCTTGAAGTCATCGGCACGCTGGTGGCCATGCTGAACAAGGGCGCGAAAGGCAAGCTTGCCGAAGCCGTCGACGAGGAAGCGGAGCTTTACCGGGCCATCCATGGCGCGGGCAACGATTCGCACGTCACGCAAGTGTTGTACGGCGGCGGGCCGGCGTTGACCAATTCCGGCGGGCAGCTGTGGAGTGCCGGCTATATCGATTCCATCGGCGATCCTTCATGTGACCTGCGGTCGAACATTGCCGCGGAGGCGCGCGCCAAAATCATCTACGAACGGCTGATCAACGTGACCGACGACCCCGGCGTCAAGGATGCGCTGACCTTCCTGATGACGCGCGAAGTATCGCATCAGAAGTCTTTCGAAAAGGCGCTGTACTCCATGCAGCCCAACTTCCCGCCGGGCAAGCTGCCTCCCGACCCGCGTTTCGCCAACACCTACTTCAATATGTCGGAAGGCGAAGGCGACACGCGCGGCCCCTGGAACAGCGACGAGAACTTCGAGTTCGTTCCCACCGCCGCGCAGGCGGGCCCGCAGGACGGCGACGGCATGGCCAGCGTCCAGCAACTGAGCGTGGAAGAGACCCAGGCGCTGCAAGGCCTGGTGGCGCGTACGGCGTCCGACCCGCAATCCAATCCGGAAACCGGGGCGGATCTGGGCGCGGGCAACGCAACGCGTACGCTGTGA
- a CDS encoding low affinity iron permease family protein, protein MDRLFAKFANATARAAGSPYAFILCVLLVVIWAATGPMFHYSETWQLIINTGTTIITFLMVFVIQNSQNRDGHALQTKLDELIRSSNAEDEFMGIEKLTDKELEVLHARCEAAAKSYQVNLDKMRGEREKRSRAKTSHHHHAGREADQS, encoded by the coding sequence ATGGACCGTTTGTTCGCCAAATTCGCCAACGCCACCGCACGCGCCGCCGGCAGCCCCTATGCGTTCATCCTTTGCGTGCTGCTGGTCGTCATCTGGGCGGCCACCGGCCCGATGTTCCATTACTCCGAAACCTGGCAGCTGATCATCAACACCGGCACGACCATCATCACCTTCCTGATGGTATTCGTGATCCAAAACTCACAGAATCGCGATGGCCACGCCCTGCAGACCAAGCTGGACGAACTCATACGCTCATCCAACGCCGAAGACGAGTTCATGGGCATAGAAAAGCTGACCGACAAAGAGCTGGAGGTCCTCCACGCCAGGTGCGAGGCGGCAGCCAAGTCATACCAGGTAAACCTGGACAAGATGCGCGGCGAGCGCGAAAAGCGGTCGCGCGCGAAGACATCGCACCATCATCACGCGGGCAGGGAAGCCGACCAATCGTGA
- a CDS encoding Bug family tripartite tricarboxylate transporter substrate binding protein, with translation MAISRRGVLAAVVAGATLPIRSIAQNNPHGVIRIVSPYEPGGGTDILGRILSRKFGENLHVSVIVDNRPGANGTIGSAYVARSEPDGKTLLVVPAGFAANPALYPNLPFDSSRDLAPVSLLASGPLVLVVHPSLPVHTVKDLIALAQSKPGALNAGSAGRGSLPSLCAGLFNLDAGTRITEVPYKGAGAAVADLLSGQVQLYFMNVLQCLPLIKAGKLRALGVTTPSRSPIAPDLPTIAESGVPDFDMTNWYGLLVRGGTPPELVHALQQECARALKAEDTRRQLADQGMTAVAGTPEDFAAFLKTEMAKSGRIIQMTGLKS, from the coding sequence ATGGCGATATCGCGTCGTGGCGTGCTGGCAGCGGTCGTTGCCGGCGCCACACTCCCGATACGCAGCATCGCGCAAAACAATCCGCACGGCGTCATCCGCATTGTGTCGCCGTACGAACCCGGGGGCGGTACGGACATACTCGGGCGCATTCTGTCCAGGAAGTTCGGCGAAAACCTCCACGTATCCGTCATCGTCGACAATCGCCCCGGCGCCAATGGCACGATAGGCTCGGCCTACGTTGCCCGCAGCGAGCCTGACGGCAAAACCCTGCTAGTCGTGCCGGCCGGGTTCGCGGCCAATCCGGCGCTTTATCCCAATCTGCCGTTCGATTCGAGCCGCGACCTGGCGCCCGTGTCCTTGCTGGCTTCCGGGCCCCTGGTGCTGGTGGTGCATCCGAGTCTTCCCGTGCATACCGTCAAGGATCTGATCGCCTTGGCGCAGTCCAAGCCCGGGGCGCTGAATGCCGGCTCGGCCGGACGTGGCTCGCTTCCTTCCCTATGTGCCGGGCTGTTCAACCTGGACGCGGGCACCCGGATCACGGAGGTTCCCTACAAGGGGGCCGGCGCGGCCGTCGCCGATTTGCTCAGCGGCCAGGTGCAGCTGTACTTCATGAACGTGCTGCAATGCCTGCCGCTCATCAAGGCCGGCAAGCTGCGCGCCCTGGGCGTGACGACGCCAAGCCGTAGTCCGATCGCGCCGGATCTGCCGACCATCGCGGAAAGCGGCGTGCCGGACTTCGACATGACGAACTGGTATGGCCTGCTTGTCCGAGGCGGGACGCCGCCGGAGCTCGTCCATGCCCTGCAGCAGGAATGCGCGCGTGCGCTCAAGGCCGAGGATACGCGCAGGCAGCTCGCCGACCAGGGCATGACGGCGGTTGCCGGCACGCCGGAAGACTTCGCGGCTTTCCTGAAAACCGAAATGGCCAAGTCCGGACGCATTATCCAGATGACGGGACTGAAGTCATGA
- a CDS encoding SDR family oxidoreductase yields the protein MALKLKPIAEQVIVITGASSGIGLATAMLAAHQGARVVMAARSRSTLEHVAAELVRNGYEATAVAADVSVREDMDRVARVAMERYGRVDTWVNNAGLSIYGRLDEVPEEDALRLFQVNFWGVVHGSLAALPLLKARGGALINVGSEVSDATVPLQGMYSASKHAVKGFTDALRIELEADKAPVSVTLIQPTAVDTPFPEHAANYMDQAAKLPSPMIPAEKVAAAILGAATDGDREVKVGALSVINTAMFKLLPGLADKMAKKQMGRQQRNAPSHPHQGTLYVPGESGETAGFGDSNPADPDDAMRRNTRPS from the coding sequence ATGGCGCTGAAACTCAAACCCATTGCTGAACAGGTCATCGTGATCACCGGGGCCTCCAGCGGCATCGGGCTCGCGACCGCCATGCTGGCCGCGCACCAAGGCGCCCGCGTGGTCATGGCGGCGCGCAGCCGCAGCACGCTGGAACACGTTGCGGCGGAGCTGGTCCGCAACGGCTACGAGGCGACCGCCGTGGCGGCCGACGTGTCTGTCCGCGAGGACATGGACCGTGTCGCCCGCGTCGCCATGGAGCGTTACGGCCGCGTGGACACCTGGGTCAACAACGCCGGCCTGTCCATCTACGGACGCCTGGACGAAGTGCCGGAAGAGGATGCCCTGCGGCTCTTCCAGGTGAACTTCTGGGGCGTGGTGCACGGCTCGCTGGCGGCGCTGCCGCTGCTGAAGGCGCGCGGCGGCGCGCTCATCAACGTGGGCAGCGAAGTCTCGGATGCCACGGTGCCGCTGCAGGGCATGTATTCGGCCAGCAAGCACGCCGTGAAAGGTTTTACTGATGCATTGCGCATCGAACTGGAAGCCGACAAGGCGCCGGTGTCCGTCACGCTCATCCAGCCCACGGCGGTGGACACGCCCTTTCCCGAGCATGCGGCCAACTATATGGACCAGGCCGCCAAGCTGCCTTCCCCCATGATTCCCGCGGAGAAAGTCGCCGCCGCCATCCTGGGCGCCGCCACGGATGGCGACCGGGAAGTGAAGGTAGGCGCGCTGTCGGTCATCAACACCGCCATGTTCAAGCTGCTGCCGGGACTGGCGGACAAGATGGCGAAGAAACAGATGGGAAGGCAGCAGCGCAACGCCCCCTCGCATCCGCATCAAGGCACCTTGTACGTGCCTGGGGAAAGCGGCGAAACCGCGGGCTTCGGCGACAGCAATCCGGCGGACCCGGACGACGCCATGCGCCGCAATACCCGGCCTTCGTAG
- a CDS encoding formate/nitrite transporter family protein — MPDHRDAGGRSPHLSEDEQGQAAEHSTPHALVIHEIVREDGEAALRRPVGALAWSALAAGLSMGFSFLVQAVLAAGMPETAWRHLVAGLGYCTGFVIVILGRQQLFTESTLTVVLPVLMHRDGRTLLTALRLWAVVLAVNVAGTIAFAALLIVPGVFQAEVVHSLQTLAMEAIPDAFWPTVLRAVFAGWLIALMVWLLPSARSARLLTILFISYIVGVSRLSHIIAGSVEAAYAVLTHHASVQDFIARFFAPTLLGNIIGGVSLVAMINHAAVASELEDRHEAGHTKERVADPRA; from the coding sequence ATGCCCGACCATCGCGACGCCGGCGGCCGATCTCCCCATCTTTCCGAAGACGAACAGGGGCAGGCCGCCGAGCACTCCACGCCGCACGCCCTGGTCATCCATGAGATCGTCCGGGAGGACGGCGAAGCCGCCTTGCGGCGCCCCGTCGGCGCACTGGCATGGTCGGCCCTGGCCGCGGGCCTTTCCATGGGCTTCTCTTTCCTGGTCCAGGCCGTGCTCGCGGCCGGCATGCCCGAGACGGCCTGGCGGCACCTGGTCGCCGGCCTGGGCTATTGCACCGGCTTTGTGATCGTGATCCTGGGACGGCAGCAGCTGTTCACCGAAAGCACCTTGACGGTCGTGCTGCCCGTCCTGATGCATCGCGATGGGCGCACCCTGCTCACGGCCTTGCGGCTGTGGGCCGTCGTGCTGGCGGTCAATGTGGCGGGGACGATCGCGTTTGCCGCGCTGCTTATCGTGCCAGGCGTCTTCCAGGCGGAAGTCGTCCACAGCCTGCAAACGCTGGCCATGGAGGCCATCCCGGATGCATTCTGGCCGACGGTGCTGCGGGCGGTATTCGCCGGATGGCTGATCGCATTGATGGTCTGGCTGCTGCCCAGCGCGCGCTCGGCGCGGTTGCTGACGATACTGTTCATCAGCTATATCGTCGGTGTCAGCCGGCTATCGCACATCATTGCCGGATCGGTGGAAGCGGCCTACGCGGTCCTGACGCACCATGCCTCGGTCCAGGACTTCATCGCTCGCTTCTTCGCGCCCACGCTGCTCGGCAACATCATCGGCGGTGTGTCGCTGGTCGCGATGATCAACCATGCCGCAGTCGCATCGGAGCTGGAAGACCGCCACGAGGCTGGCCACACCAAGGAACGCGTCGCGGATCCACGGGCCTGA